In the Actinomycetota bacterium genome, one interval contains:
- a CDS encoding IPTL-CTERM sorting domain-containing protein, with protein MLWSEWSIWLLSALLLWWSVVSQRR; from the coding sequence ATGTTGTGGTCGGAATGGTCGATATGGTTGTTGTCGGCGCTGTTGTTGTGGTGGTCGGTGGTATCTCAAAGACGATAG
- a CDS encoding S-methyl-5'-thioadenosine phosphorylase, protein MEKKADIGVFGGSGFYAFLENVEELAIETPYGAPSDKVAIGNIGGKNVAFMARHGRNHQLPPHMINYRANLYAMKSLGVERIIGPCASGSLQPEIRPGMFVICDQFIDRTSARRDTFYDGPISTHVSAADPYCETMRDAAYGIARERGIPVVNGGTVVVIQGPRFSTRAESKWFSSNGWEVINMTQYPEAYLARELEMCYLNISLITDYDVGLEGMADVPPVSHEEVVKVFTENNDKLRDLLFALIPKLPEERDCLCFNALDGARF, encoded by the coding sequence ATTGAGAAGAAAGCCGACATAGGCGTATTCGGCGGGTCCGGGTTTTACGCGTTTCTCGAAAACGTCGAGGAGCTGGCGATCGAGACACCGTACGGCGCGCCGAGCGACAAGGTCGCTATCGGCAATATCGGCGGAAAAAACGTGGCGTTTATGGCGCGCCATGGACGAAACCACCAGTTGCCGCCGCATATGATAAATTATAGGGCGAATCTTTACGCGATGAAGTCGCTCGGCGTCGAGCGCATCATCGGGCCGTGCGCGAGCGGAAGCTTGCAGCCCGAGATACGACCGGGCATGTTCGTCATCTGCGACCAGTTCATCGACAGGACGAGCGCCCGCCGGGACACCTTCTATGACGGCCCGATATCGACGCACGTCAGCGCGGCCGACCCTTATTGCGAGACGATGCGCGATGCCGCGTACGGCATAGCTAGAGAGCGGGGAATACCTGTCGTCAACGGCGGCACGGTCGTCGTCATCCAGGGCCCGCGCTTCAGTACGCGCGCGGAGAGCAAGTGGTTCTCGTCGAACGGTTGGGAAGTAATTAATATGACCCAGTACCCCGAGGCATATCTCGCGCGCGAGCTGGAGATGTGCTATCTCAACATCTCGCTCATCACCGACTATGACGTCGGCCTCGAGGGCATGGCGGACGTACCGCCGGTCTCACACGAAGAGGTCGTCAAAGTTTTTACCGAAAACAACGACAAGCTGCGGGACCTCTTGTTCGCGCTCATCCCGAAGCTGCCCGAAGAGCGTGATTGCCTATGCTTCAACGCCTTGGATGGCGCGCGGTTCTAA
- a CDS encoding redox-sensing transcriptional repressor Rex: protein MSDIPEGVIERLSTYLNCLIKFEQNGIETVSSERLGESSGVNPAEIRRDFTYFGTFGKKGVGYDVDTMIKNIKRILGSDEPHKIALVGAGNLGSAIASYEGLLQHGFHVAAIFDNDPKKIGTNIRNLEVFNIKDLSRILRSAGIAIGIIAVPPAAAQPVADLLVEGNISVILNYTPALIRVPPGVQLHNTDPAQQLLHTLYYLSANEKGLTRRKRSSVTGPKRRRKT from the coding sequence TTGAGCGATATACCTGAAGGCGTAATCGAACGACTCTCAACCTATTTGAACTGCTTGATAAAGTTTGAGCAGAACGGAATAGAAACGGTCTCCTCGGAGAGGTTGGGCGAATCGAGCGGTGTCAACCCCGCCGAGATTCGCCGGGATTTCACGTACTTCGGTACGTTCGGGAAGAAAGGTGTCGGCTACGATGTCGACACCATGATAAAGAATATCAAGAGGATACTCGGCTCGGATGAGCCTCACAAGATAGCGCTGGTCGGCGCCGGAAACCTCGGCTCGGCTATCGCGTCGTACGAGGGCCTTTTGCAGCACGGTTTTCACGTCGCGGCCATCTTCGACAACGACCCCAAGAAAATCGGCACCAACATACGGAATCTTGAGGTTTTCAATATCAAAGACCTGTCGCGGATTCTTCGCAGCGCCGGCATCGCGATAGGCATCATCGCGGTACCGCCCGCCGCGGCGCAGCCCGTCGCCGACCTCCTTGTCGAGGGCAATATCTCGGTCATCTTAAACTACACGCCGGCGCTTATCAGAGTGCCGCCCGGTGTGCAGTTGCACAACACCGACCCCGCGCAGCAGCTTCTGCACACTCTCTACTACTTGTCGGCCAACGAGAAGGGTCTTACCAGGAGAAAGCGCTCGTCTGTAACGGGCCCAAAGCGGCGGAGGAAAACATAA
- the tatA gene encoding twin-arginine translocase TatA/TatE family subunit has translation MPGPSELIIILIIVLIIFGPKKLPEMGRAIGQSIRELKKATDNKDEAKDENKDAPKDEAKDEAKDETVIK, from the coding sequence TTGCCGGGTCCCAGCGAATTGATCATTATTTTGATCATCGTCTTGATAATCTTCGGGCCGAAAAAGTTACCGGAGATGGGCCGCGCAATCGGGCAGAGCATAAGAGAGCTGAAGAAAGCTACCGACAACAAGGACGAAGCTAAAGACGAAAATAAAGACGCGCCCAAAGACGAAGCTAAAGACGAGGCTAAAGACGAGACCGTAATCAAATAG
- a CDS encoding response regulator transcription factor → MGQLKVMIVEDHPLMQAGIRKALERCDDMQVVGEASTGKRAAEIADNVDPDIIIMDVKLPDSDGITTMQAIKTRCKSAKVLMFSGFDDEHYVVRALESGANGYLLKNIGGNELADAVRQTANGLNPISPQLTGKVIPMARQKSQICERLTPREKEVWQLLSNGASNAEISKKLYVSESTVKFHIRNIFHKLGVKNRVEAARVAFHSIVAS, encoded by the coding sequence ATGGGTCAACTCAAAGTCATGATCGTCGAGGACCATCCCCTTATGCAGGCGGGCATCAGAAAAGCGCTGGAGAGGTGCGATGATATGCAGGTGGTCGGTGAGGCGTCGACAGGAAAGCGGGCGGCTGAGATAGCCGACAATGTCGACCCCGACATCATCATCATGGATGTTAAGCTTCCCGACAGCGATGGTATTACCACGATGCAGGCGATAAAGACCCGGTGTAAGAGCGCCAAAGTCTTGATGTTCTCGGGTTTTGACGATGAGCATTATGTCGTCCGGGCGCTGGAAAGCGGCGCCAACGGGTATCTGCTAAAAAATATCGGAGGAAATGAGTTAGCCGACGCCGTGCGGCAGACGGCCAATGGCCTTAACCCGATATCTCCGCAGCTAACCGGTAAGGTCATCCCGATGGCCAGACAGAAGAGCCAGATTTGCGAGCGCTTGACCCCGCGTGAAAAAGAGGTTTGGCAACTTCTCTCCAACGGTGCTTCCAATGCTGAAATCAGCAAAAAACTCTACGTCTCAGAGAGCACGGTAAAATTCCACATCCGCAACATCTTCCACAAACTCGGCGTCAAAAACCGGGTCGAAGCGGCGCGAGTCGCATTCCATTCGATTGTCGCATCTTAA
- a CDS encoding sensor histidine kinase codes for MGKIALSVSEVALKLKQVAEPALDAWSKSLNGAVSDDLFEFFKQRIRFAVSRLDDGITAELVKCDMSPADDVVAPQVLLLDRHEYQAIKEELAKAFQAQVKCLDFDTSEEELAEYQVKLLIHVLEDSIAVSFLSALFNVADRLEREKALIRKALGDVTETLERDRQRLAFDLHDGPAQALSSALLQADMLDEMLSSKEAHAELASLKSIINQCLHELRTSIYSLKPQCMSQKGLMAIVKGYAKQFSARTGIDVAVVVESTERAVPEVVEVNVFRVVQEALNNVAKHARASRVTITMGFSKTHVSCRVEDNGIGFDGKGPTSRARGLYGYGLTSMRDRVGQFLGEFDIESRRGAGTRVVFRIPLT; via the coding sequence GTGGGAAAGATAGCTCTATCAGTCAGCGAAGTAGCATTAAAGCTCAAGCAGGTCGCCGAGCCCGCGCTGGACGCTTGGTCGAAATCGCTTAACGGCGCTGTCAGCGACGACTTGTTCGAGTTCTTCAAGCAAAGAATTCGCTTTGCGGTTAGCCGGCTCGATGATGGGATAACCGCCGAGCTAGTCAAATGCGATATGTCGCCGGCGGACGACGTAGTGGCGCCACAGGTACTTCTGCTAGACCGCCATGAGTACCAGGCCATTAAGGAAGAGCTTGCGAAAGCATTTCAAGCGCAGGTCAAGTGCCTGGATTTTGATACGAGCGAGGAAGAGCTTGCGGAGTACCAGGTAAAGTTGCTCATCCACGTACTCGAGGATTCGATAGCCGTCAGTTTTTTGTCGGCGCTCTTCAACGTCGCCGACCGCTTAGAGCGCGAAAAAGCCCTGATTAGAAAAGCCTTAGGCGATGTGACCGAGACGCTCGAGAGAGACCGCCAAAGGCTCGCGTTCGACCTTCACGACGGCCCGGCGCAAGCCCTTTCGAGTGCTCTTCTCCAGGCGGATATGCTGGATGAGATGCTCTCATCGAAAGAAGCGCACGCCGAACTCGCATCGCTTAAGTCTATTATCAACCAGTGCTTGCATGAACTGCGCACATCCATCTATTCTCTGAAGCCCCAATGCATGTCGCAGAAAGGTCTGATGGCTATCGTTAAAGGCTATGCTAAGCAGTTCTCCGCGAGAACCGGCATCGATGTCGCGGTGGTAGTTGAAAGTACGGAGCGGGCGGTCCCCGAGGTCGTGGAGGTCAACGTCTTCAGGGTCGTCCAGGAGGCCTTGAACAACGTTGCCAAACACGCGCGGGCATCGCGTGTCACTATCACGATGGGGTTTAGTAAGACACATGTGAGTTGCCGCGTCGAGGACAACGGCATCGGTTTTGACGGTAAGGGGCCGACTAGCCGGGCGAGGGGGCTCTACGGATATGGTCTGACCAGCATGCGCGATAGGGTCGGACAGTTTCTCGGCGAGTTCGATATCGAAAGCCGGCGCGGAGCGGGCACGCGCGTCGTGTTTAGAATACCGTTGACTTGA